From a region of the Nonlabens dokdonensis DSW-6 genome:
- a CDS encoding endonuclease V has protein sequence MILAFDTFYFNDKARTIAIQFDDWEDEEETLVHEELYTGIQEYVPGAFYKRELPCILDLLKKINLQDCEAIIIDGFVILDDQDKLGLGGYLYESLDKQIPLIGVGKNNFVPIKHNKRLVYRGESKKPLYITALGIDLDVAADFIHKMHGDYRMPDLLKKADSLGRH, from the coding sequence ATGATTCTAGCATTTGACACTTTTTATTTTAACGATAAGGCAAGAACCATTGCTATACAGTTTGATGATTGGGAAGACGAAGAAGAAACCCTAGTCCATGAAGAATTGTATACAGGTATACAGGAGTATGTACCTGGAGCATTCTACAAAAGAGAATTACCTTGTATTTTAGATCTACTTAAAAAAATAAACCTTCAAGATTGTGAGGCCATAATAATAGATGGTTTTGTTATTTTAGACGATCAGGATAAATTAGGTTTAGGCGGCTATTTATATGAAAGCTTGGACAAGCAAATTCCGTTGATTGGAGTAGGCAAAAACAACTTTGTACCCATAAAACATAACAAAAGACTGGTCTACAGAGGTGAGAGTAAAAAACCACTTTATATTACCGCTTTGGGAATTGATTTAGATGTAGCAGCAGATTTTATTCATAAAATGCACGGAGATTATCGCATGCCTGATTTACTTAAAAAAGCAGATTCTTTAGGGAGACATTAG